From Glycine soja cultivar W05 chromosome 4, ASM419377v2, whole genome shotgun sequence, the proteins below share one genomic window:
- the LOC114408518 gene encoding pentatricopeptide repeat-containing protein At2g06000-like — translation MGSIRRAEAWFVKIACTVFVRSNSLDPFVGYFSKHLTPSLVYEVVNRLHIPNLGFKFVEFCRHKLHMSHSYLTYSLLLRSLCRSNLHHTAKVVYDWMRCDGQIPDNRLLGFLVWSYAIVGRLDVSRELLADVQCNNVGVNAVVYNDLFNVLIRQNKVVDAVVLFRELIRLRYKPVTYTVNILMRGLCRAGEIDEAFRLLNDLRSFGCLPDVITYNTLIHGLCRINEVDRARSLLKEVCLNGEFAPDVVSYTTIISGYCKFSKMEEGNLLFGEMIRSGTAPNTFTFNALIGGFGKLGDMASALALYEKMLVQGCVPDVATFTSLINGYFRLGQVHQAMDMWHKMNDKNIGATLYTFSVLVSGLCNNNRLHKARDILRLLNESDIVPQPFIYNPVIDGYCKSGNVDEANKIVAEMEVNRCKPDKLTFTILIIGHCMKGRMPEAIGIFHKMLAVGCAPDEITVNNLRSCLLKAGMPGEAARVKKVLAQNLTLGITSSKKSYHETTNESIPVAV, via the coding sequence ATGGGTTCGATCAGAAGGGCCGAAGCCTGGTTTGTCAAGATCGCTTGCACTGTTTTCGTTCGCTCCAACTCGCTGGATCCGTTCGTGGGTTATTTCAGTAAGCACCTAACCCCTTCGCTCGTTTACGAGGTCGTCAATAGGCTACACATTCCCAATTTGGGCTTCAAGTTCGTTGAATTCTGTAGACACAAGTTGCACATGAGTCACTCTTATTTGACTTATAGTTTGCTCTTGAGGTCACTCTGCCGATCCAATCTTCACCATACGGCGAAAGTGGTGTACGATTGGATGAGGTGTGATGGCCAGATTCCTGATAATCGGCTGTTAGGATTTTTGGTTTGGTCGTATGCCATTGTTGGTAGGTTGGATGTTTCGAGGGAGTTGCTCGCCGATGTTCAGTGCAACAATGTTGGAGTCAATGCTGTTGTGTATAATGACTTGTTCAATGTTTTGATTAGGCAGAATAAGGTAGTTGATGCTGTTGTTTTGTTTAGGGAGCTTATCAGGTTGCGGTATAAGCCGGTGACCTACACAGTCAATATTTTAATGCGGGGGTTGTGCAGGGCCGGGGAAATTGACGAGGCTTTTAGGCTTCTCAATGATTTAAGGAGTTTTGGTTGTTTGCCAGATGTAATTACGTATAATACTCTCATTCATGGTTTGTGTCGGATTAATGAGGTGGATAGAGCTAGAAGTTTGCTGAAGGAAGTTTGTCTGAATGGGGAGTTTGCACCTGATGTTGTTAGTTACACGACTATTATATCAGGTTATTGCAAGTTTAGTAAGATGGAGGAGGGGAATTTGCTGTTTGGTGAAATGATTAGATCTGGAACTGCACCTAATACGTTCACGTTTAATGCTCTTATTGGTGGCTTTGGTAAGTTGGGTGACATGGCTTCTGCACTAGCCTTGTACGAGAAAATGCTCGTTCAAGGTTGTGTGCCTGATGTTGCTACTTTCACTTCTCTGATTAATGGGTATTTTCGACTTGGGCAGGTGCACCAAGCAATGGATATGTGGCATAAAATGAATGACAAAAATATTGGTGCAACTTTATATACATTCTCTGTTCTTGTCAGTGGTCTTTGCAATAATAACAGACTACACAAAGCTCGTGACATTTTGAGACTGTTGAATGAGAGTGACATTGTTCCACAACCATTTATCTATAATCCTGTCATTGATGGCTATTGCAAATCTGGCAATGTTGACGAGGCTAATAAAATTGTAGCAGAAATGGAGGTCAATAGGTGCAAGCCTGATAAGTTGACGTTTACCATTCTTATTATTGGGCATTGTATGAAAGGGAGAATGCCTGAAGCAATTGGTATCTTTCATAAGATGTTGGCTGTTGGTTGTGCCCCAGATGAAATCACTGTAAATAATTTAAGATCCTGTCTTTTGAAGGCTGGAATGCCTGGTGAAGCTGCCCGCGTTAAGAAAGTTCTTGCTCAGAACCTGACATTGGGTATTACATCATCAAAGAAATCTTATCATGAAACCACAAATGAAAGTATACCTGTTGCTGTTTAG
- the LOC114408524 gene encoding ATP-dependent zinc metalloprotease FTSH, chloroplastic, with amino-acid sequence MALGTSALIGRNVLVSPPTPKTTKSSTPLQFLFKRSILNAHNSQAALAALIFSSASLSVTPQALAADNVTPPPVIEAQQSQLNPSNSSSPFSQNLLLTAPKPQASSDLPEGTNWRYSEFLNAVKKGKVERVRFSKDGSALQLTAIDGRRASVIVPNDPDLIDILAMNGVDISVAEGESPNSLFNIIGNLLFPLLAFAGLFFLFRRAQGGPGGPGGLGGPMDFGRNKSKFQEVPETGVSFADVAGADQAKLELQEVVDFLKNPDKYTALGAKIPKGCLLVGPPGTGKTLLARAVAGEAGVPFFSCAASEFVELFVGVGASRVRDLFEKAKGKAPCIVFIDEIDAVGRQRGAGLGGGNDEREQTINQLLTEMDGFSGNSGVIVLAATNRPDVLDSALLRPGRFDRQVTVDRPDVAGRVKILQVHSRGKALAKDVDFEKIARRTPGFTGADLQNLMNEAAILAARRDLKEISKDEISDALERIIAGPEKKNAVVSDEKKKLVAYHEAGHALVGALMPEYDPVAKISIIPRGQAGGLTFFAPSEERLESGLYSRSYLENQMAVALGGRVAEEVIFGQENVTTGASNDFMQVSRVARQMVERFGFSKKIGQVAIGGPGGNPFLGQQMSSQKDYSMATADVVDAEVRELVERAYSRATHIISTHIDILHKLAQLLIEKETVDGEEFMSLFIDGKAELYVA; translated from the exons ATGGCCTTGGGCACCAGCGCCTTGATCGGAAGGAATGTTCTTGTCTCACCCCCAACCCCCAAAACAACCAAATCATCTACTCCGCTACAATTCCTTTTCAAGAGAAGCATCTTAAATGCTCACAATTCACAAGCTGCTCTAGCTGCCCTTATCTTTTCCTCCGCGAGCCTCTCTGTGACCCCACAAGCCCTTGCCGCTGATAACGTCACCCCTCCCCCTGTAATTGAAGCCCAACAGAGCCAATTAAACCCCTCCAACTCATCCTCCCCTTTCTCACAGAACCTCCTCCTCACAGCTCCAAAGCCACAAGCCTCCTCCGACCTCCCCGAAGGCACCAACTGGCGCTACAGCGAGTTCTTGAACGCCGTCAAGAAGGGTAAAGTCGAGCGAGTCAGGTTCAGCAAAGACGGTTCCGCCCTCCAGCTAACCGCCATTGACGGCCGTCGCGCCTCCGTTATTGTCCCCAATGACCCGGACCTCATCGACATCCTCGCCATGAACGGCGTCGACATTTCCGTCGCCGAGGGCGAATCCCCCAACAGCTTGTTCAACATCATAGGCAACTTGCTCTTCCCCTTACTCGCATTCGCGGGCCTGTTCTTCCTCTTCCGCAGAGCCCAAGGCGGGCCCGGCGGGCCTGGCGGGCTGGGAGGGCCCATGGACTTCGGGCGGAACAAGTCCAAGTTCCAGGAAGTCCCCGAGACCGGCGTGAGCTTCGCTGACGTGGCAGGCGCGGACCAAGCGAAGCTTGAATTACAAGAGGTTGTTGATTTCTTGAAGAATCCCGATAAGTACACCGCGCTGGGCGCGAAGATTCCGAAAGGGTGTCTTTTGGTGGGCCCACCGGGAACCGGAAAGACCCTTCTGGCGAGGGCTGTGGCGGGGGAAGCTGGGGTGCCGTTTTTCTCGTGCGCGGCTTCGGAGTTCGTTGAACTTTTTGTGGGAGTTGGTGCGTCGAGGGTGAGAGATTTGTTTGAGAAGGCGAAGGGGAAGGCGCCGTGCATTGTTTTCATTGATGAGATTGACGCCGTTGGGAGGCAGAGAGGGGCGGGGCTCGGAGGTGGGAATGACGAGAGGGAACAGACTATTAACCAGCTTCTGACGGAGATGGATGGCTTTTCTGGCAATTCTGGTGTTATTGTTTTGGCTGCCACTAACAGACCGGATGTTCTTGATTCGGCGTTGTTGAGGCCTGGCCGGTTCGACAGGCAAGTTACTGTGGATAGACCTGATGTTGCCGGCAGAGTTAAAATTCTTCAG GTGCATTCTAGAGGAAAAGCACTTGCAAAGGATGTTGACTTTGAAAAAATTGCAAGGAGAACCCCTGGATTCACTGGGGCTGATCTGCAGAATCTGATGAATGAAGCGGCTATTCTTGCAGCCAGGCGTGACCTCAAGGAAATAAGTAAAGATGAGATATCTGATGCGCTTGAAAGGATCATAGCTGGACCTGAGAAGAAAAATGCTGTTGTCTCAGATGAGAAGAAGAAATTAGTAGCCTATCAtg AGGCTGGCCATGCTCTAGTGGGTGCTTTAATGCCAGAATATGACCCTGTAGCCAAGATATCAATTATTCCTCGTGGCCAAGCTGGTGGTCTCACATTTTTTGCTCCCAGCGAAGAGAGGCTCGAGTCTGGATTGTACAGTAGAAGTTACCTTGAAAATCAGATGGCTGTTGCCCTGGGTGGAAG GGTTGCCGAAGAGGTTATTTTTGGCCAGGAAAATGTCACCACCGGAGCATCAAACGACTTCATGCAAGTTTCACGAGTGGCAAGGCAGATGGTTGAGAGATTTGGATTCAGCAAAAAAATTGGACAAGTTGCCATTGGTGGACCTGGTGGAAATCCATTCTTGGGTCAACAG ATGTCATCGCAAAAGGATTACTCCATGGCAACTGCGGATGTAGTGGATGCGGAAGTGAGGGAACTGGTAGAGAGAGCATATTCTAGGGCAACACATATTATCTCAACTCACATTGATATCCTTCACAAGCTTGCTCAACTTCTCATAGAAAAAGAAACTGTGGATGGTGAAGAGTTCATGAGTCTATTCATTGATGGAAAAGCCGAATTATATGTTGCATAA